From a single Sulfolobus sp. E5-1-F genomic region:
- a CDS encoding 4Fe-4S dicluster domain-containing protein: MERKLGFIFDHNKCIICNACVDACNKAYGNLNWRSLIVMPYGEDKTALSIACNHCDNPTCMQVCPANAIEKNEMGIVRIRDDKCIGCGFCTWACPYEALKFNNEGIMTKCNFCYGRLVEGKGIPYCVEACPTGALAFGWIEKGEAEVGYLPPSEITKPRIVIKQPEVNEGLKANVLHTKKEENYLGLLAFTIGSEFALGYSLFKLPFWSIVSVILLVASLLLSVNHARRTDRFYRVIYNLRTSWLSREVLFSSLSILFYILSIAKPIFYYPAIVFITAGVISSIMIYMLKSRPSWYKADTPVSFIGSIFTMSLPIVYFLTHNLITIIPLVIILAIEIISNHTRSKVRMSLNIASIVISLISLLIPEIIIIGEIMNIVSETIHRKEFYEKVIYYGLPKV, from the coding sequence ATGGAAAGAAAACTAGGATTTATATTTGATCATAATAAGTGCATAATCTGTAACGCTTGTGTTGATGCTTGCAATAAAGCTTATGGTAACCTTAACTGGAGAAGCCTAATTGTGATGCCATATGGCGAGGATAAAACAGCGCTTTCGATTGCTTGTAACCATTGTGATAATCCAACGTGTATGCAAGTATGCCCCGCTAATGCGATTGAAAAGAACGAAATGGGGATAGTCAGAATAAGAGATGATAAATGTATAGGATGCGGATTCTGTACGTGGGCTTGCCCATATGAGGCTTTAAAATTCAATAATGAAGGGATCATGACTAAATGTAACTTCTGCTATGGTCGTTTAGTAGAGGGAAAGGGTATACCATATTGTGTTGAGGCTTGCCCCACTGGAGCACTAGCTTTTGGTTGGATAGAGAAAGGAGAGGCAGAAGTGGGTTATCTCCCACCCTCAGAAATAACTAAACCAAGGATAGTCATAAAACAGCCAGAAGTTAATGAGGGACTTAAAGCAAATGTATTACATACTAAAAAGGAGGAGAATTACTTAGGCCTATTAGCTTTTACGATTGGAAGTGAATTCGCGTTAGGATATTCTCTCTTTAAATTACCATTCTGGAGCATTGTAAGCGTTATCTTACTAGTAGCTTCCTTACTATTGTCCGTAAATCACGCTAGGAGAACCGATAGGTTTTACAGAGTTATTTATAACCTGAGGACTTCTTGGTTAAGTAGAGAAGTATTATTTTCATCGTTATCTATACTATTCTATATTTTAAGCATAGCCAAACCTATATTTTATTATCCTGCAATAGTATTCATAACCGCTGGAGTTATCTCCAGTATTATGATTTATATGTTGAAAAGTAGACCATCATGGTATAAGGCTGATACGCCAGTTTCCTTCATTGGAAGTATCTTTACAATGTCTTTACCAATTGTGTACTTTTTAACTCACAACCTAATAACTATTATTCCATTAGTGATAATATTAGCCATAGAAATAATCTCTAATCACACAAGGTCTAAAGTTAGAATGAGCCTTAACATTGCTTCGATTGTCATCTCGTTAATTTCTCTCTTGATACCTGAAATTATCATTATAGGTGAAATTATGAATATTGTTTCTGAAACCATACATAGGAAAGAATTTTATGAAAAAGTTATATATTATGGCTTGCCTAAAGTTTAA
- a CDS encoding 2-oxoacid:acceptor oxidoreductase family protein, protein MLEIRFHGRGGQGVVTASQLLAEAAGYENLYTSSFPIYGAERRGAEIEAYCRISDSPIRVTSPVEEPDYLVVIDNSLLRISKNLFRGLKATSSIVLNSPFKPDLNWKTFHVNATKIATDLGLVKSGWPMVNVIILGALIKVMGIPKLSSLEQAIEEEFEGKIAELNIKGARLAYEQVGVEYVTA, encoded by the coding sequence TTGCTCGAAATAAGGTTCCACGGTAGAGGTGGGCAAGGTGTTGTAACGGCTTCTCAATTATTAGCTGAAGCTGCAGGATATGAAAACCTTTATACTTCTTCTTTTCCCATTTATGGAGCAGAAAGGAGAGGTGCAGAAATAGAGGCGTATTGTAGAATATCCGATAGCCCAATCAGAGTGACTTCCCCGGTAGAAGAACCAGATTACTTGGTAGTAATAGATAATTCCCTTCTCCGAATATCAAAGAATTTATTCAGAGGACTAAAAGCTACTTCCTCAATAGTGTTAAATTCACCTTTCAAGCCAGATCTTAACTGGAAAACTTTTCACGTTAATGCAACCAAAATTGCAACAGATTTAGGCCTAGTAAAGTCGGGATGGCCAATGGTGAACGTGATCATCTTAGGAGCTTTAATAAAGGTAATGGGTATACCTAAATTGTCTTCACTTGAGCAAGCAATAGAAGAAGAATTTGAAGGCAAAATAGCTGAACTTAACATAAAAGGTGCAAGATTAGCCTATGAACAAGTTGGTGTTGAGTATGTCACTGCTTGA
- a CDS encoding 4Fe-4S binding protein — protein sequence MSLLEYQYFPVTRPNKGAGGKTGAWRIVKPVVDYNKCIGCKACFMFCPESTIIPSNGKVRVDYEYCKGCGVCANVCPVKAISMVSEQ from the coding sequence ATGTCACTGCTTGAGTATCAATACTTTCCAGTAACTAGACCCAATAAAGGTGCTGGAGGAAAAACTGGAGCATGGAGAATAGTAAAACCCGTTGTTGATTATAATAAATGTATAGGCTGTAAAGCGTGTTTTATGTTTTGCCCGGAATCTACTATAATCCCAAGTAATGGTAAAGTAAGAGTTGATTATGAGTATTGTAAAGGCTGTGGAGTTTGCGCAAATGTATGCCCAGTTAAGGCTATAAGTATGGTGAGTGAGCAATGA
- a CDS encoding transketolase C-terminal domain-containing protein, producing MIRKIISGNEAVALGVKLARVGVTGIYPITPQTTIIEKLAEMRAKGEIETEILRVESEHSAMAATFGAALGGVRAFTATASQGLLYMHEMVWWVAGSRVPVVMVVGTRAVGAPWNIWNEHTDFTSERDSGWIMAFASNPQEALDLTLQAFRISEDERVFLPMMVGMDGFILSHTKTNVLIPDQDQVDDFLPPRRQPYVIDPEDPIGMGNIFPPEGYMRLRESIDSALRNSEDVIKEIGREYNKKINPLGDYSTLNVSYKLEDADYAVVLMGAWAGDAMEAVDTLREKGIKIGMLRIRYLRPWSEKEIRSALKDKKAVLALDRSTSFGRGGGPLYVEIKSTISDVVPQIKGVVSGLGGVTVNKSDLVYIFNKFVEGLKDDVIWYYPKEVGKIELRTPRDIE from the coding sequence ATGATTAGAAAAATTATTTCTGGAAATGAAGCTGTAGCATTAGGTGTGAAACTAGCTAGAGTAGGCGTTACTGGAATTTACCCAATAACACCACAAACTACGATAATTGAGAAATTGGCTGAGATGAGAGCTAAGGGTGAGATTGAAACCGAAATACTGAGAGTTGAAAGTGAACATTCTGCAATGGCAGCAACATTTGGTGCTGCCTTAGGTGGCGTTAGGGCTTTTACTGCTACTGCGTCACAAGGCCTCCTTTACATGCATGAAATGGTATGGTGGGTAGCTGGAAGTAGAGTACCAGTTGTAATGGTTGTAGGTACTAGAGCTGTAGGTGCTCCTTGGAACATTTGGAATGAACATACTGACTTTACAAGTGAGAGGGATAGTGGATGGATAATGGCATTTGCATCTAATCCACAAGAAGCGTTAGATTTAACCTTGCAAGCATTTAGGATTTCAGAGGATGAGAGAGTATTCTTGCCAATGATGGTCGGTATGGATGGATTTATCCTTTCCCATACTAAGACTAACGTACTAATACCCGATCAAGATCAAGTAGATGACTTCTTACCTCCAAGAAGGCAACCGTATGTGATAGATCCAGAAGATCCAATAGGAATGGGTAATATATTTCCTCCTGAGGGTTATATGAGACTTAGAGAATCAATAGATTCAGCGCTAAGAAATTCAGAGGATGTAATAAAGGAAATAGGAAGAGAATACAATAAGAAAATTAATCCACTGGGAGATTATTCCACTCTAAACGTATCGTATAAACTAGAAGATGCTGATTACGCAGTAGTTTTAATGGGAGCTTGGGCAGGGGACGCAATGGAGGCTGTGGACACATTAAGGGAGAAGGGGATAAAAATAGGCATGTTAAGAATAAGGTATCTTAGACCTTGGAGTGAGAAAGAGATAAGAAGTGCACTAAAGGATAAAAAGGCGGTCCTAGCGTTAGATAGGAGTACGAGCTTTGGCAGAGGTGGAGGTCCGCTTTATGTTGAAATAAAGTCTACAATCTCGGATGTTGTACCACAAATAAAAGGTGTAGTAAGTGGATTGGGTGGTGTTACAGTTAACAAAAGCGATCTCGTATATATATTTAACAAGTTTGTAGAAGGCCTAAAGGATGACGTAATTTGGTATTATCCAAAGGAGGTAGGGAAAATTGAGCTTAGGACTCCGAGAGATATTGAATAA
- the porB gene encoding pyruvate synthase subunit PorB produces the protein MSLGLREILNKHNGILSGTSACPGCPENMAMRMLGMGLGKDVVLVVVAGCSSVIQGNAPYNAYNFPTVNVAFAAGPATAAGLARAYKQRGKNATVVVWAGDGGSADIGFASLSGAAERNDNILYLTVDNEAYMNSGGQRSGSTPFGAITTTTPEGKKENKKNLPLLMIAHNVPYVATASVGYPHDYIEKLKRAKQVEGFRYVHVLTPDPYGWLFDPSKTAEVAKLAVQTCYWPLFEYYNGKLNISPESLHCLDKRTRRPVRDFLSIQGRFKRLTEDQIKILEQYIDSVWEKLKSMLDNQ, from the coding sequence TTGAGCTTAGGACTCCGAGAGATATTGAATAAGCATAATGGTATCTTATCAGGGACTTCAGCTTGCCCTGGCTGTCCAGAAAATATGGCAATGAGAATGCTAGGAATGGGATTAGGTAAAGATGTAGTTCTAGTAGTAGTTGCTGGATGTTCCTCGGTAATACAAGGAAATGCGCCTTATAACGCTTACAACTTCCCTACAGTTAACGTTGCTTTTGCAGCTGGCCCAGCTACAGCAGCTGGTTTGGCTAGGGCGTATAAACAAAGAGGTAAAAACGCCACTGTAGTGGTTTGGGCTGGAGATGGAGGAAGTGCTGATATAGGATTCGCATCCCTAAGTGGCGCTGCTGAGAGAAATGATAATATACTCTACCTTACTGTGGACAACGAGGCATATATGAATAGTGGAGGGCAGAGAAGTGGATCGACTCCCTTTGGAGCTATAACTACTACAACTCCAGAAGGAAAAAAGGAAAATAAGAAAAATTTGCCATTATTGATGATAGCACATAACGTACCTTATGTAGCTACTGCATCTGTAGGATATCCACATGATTATATAGAGAAGTTGAAAAGAGCTAAGCAAGTTGAAGGTTTCAGATACGTTCACGTCCTAACTCCAGATCCTTACGGTTGGTTATTCGATCCTTCAAAAACTGCAGAAGTGGCAAAATTAGCAGTACAGACTTGTTATTGGCCCCTCTTTGAATACTATAATGGAAAATTAAATATTAGTCCAGAAAGTCTACATTGCCTTGACAAAAGAACTAGAAGACCTGTAAGGGACTTTCTAAGTATTCAAGGAAGATTTAAGAGATTAACTGAGGATCAAATAAAGATTTTAGAGCAATATATAGACAGTGTGTGGGAGAAGTTAAAATCGATGCTCGATAATCAGTAA
- a CDS encoding glycosyltransferase family 4 protein, with protein sequence MFSVAINTQTPPIRFTLTYRDLLEKYGYLELPIDLSLLSNEDYHISVGGVAKMMLSLINANAFSKSRWVSLGPGYPPSVKMSGTEVHFVDLEAKSLANYTRFKEGLYNEAHGLGKYELVGEEYIAYANYNWLSAQKLLEFYKDTDIYFINDFQQLLVGGIIGPSAPAVLWYHIPFVPENLSKKLREFLIKAFESFDLVILSTKRDLEGLVRTGAEVKVKQIYPFIDPSAYKTAGKKEIQYVEDKYGLKSDDKVVLVVARMDPMKSQDLAISAIKNVDAKLVLAGDGSFTSRTLGHDKGSMWVSKLKELAKSLGVENKVIFTGYVPDEELFTLYQRSNVVLLPSRIEGFGLAVCEGWVYGKPAVVSSGAGVSELIIEGGNGFVFKSGNVEELAEKLKLALKDEKVGSLGQETVKKCSVGNALNELREAFELASEEYKK encoded by the coding sequence ATGTTTAGCGTTGCTATTAATACCCAAACACCCCCAATAAGATTTACATTAACGTATAGAGATTTATTGGAGAAGTATGGTTACTTGGAGCTTCCAATAGACCTTAGTTTACTGAGTAATGAGGATTACCACATCTCAGTTGGAGGTGTTGCGAAAATGATGTTGAGTCTCATAAATGCTAATGCCTTCTCGAAATCTAGATGGGTCTCATTAGGACCAGGATATCCTCCATCAGTAAAAATGAGTGGTACTGAAGTTCATTTCGTAGATTTAGAAGCTAAATCTTTAGCGAATTATACTAGATTTAAAGAGGGTCTATATAATGAAGCTCACGGATTAGGTAAATACGAACTTGTAGGAGAAGAGTATATAGCTTATGCTAACTATAATTGGCTTTCAGCTCAGAAATTATTGGAATTTTACAAAGATACTGATATCTATTTTATAAATGACTTTCAACAGTTATTAGTAGGAGGAATAATTGGGCCTTCTGCTCCAGCAGTTCTATGGTACCATATACCTTTTGTTCCAGAAAATCTAAGTAAAAAATTAAGGGAATTTCTGATTAAAGCATTTGAGAGTTTCGATTTGGTAATCTTAAGTACAAAAAGGGATCTGGAAGGACTAGTAAGAACCGGAGCTGAAGTCAAAGTTAAACAGATTTACCCATTTATAGATCCTTCCGCCTATAAGACGGCTGGGAAAAAAGAGATCCAATACGTAGAGGATAAATATGGATTAAAGAGTGATGATAAAGTAGTTTTAGTTGTTGCGAGAATGGATCCAATGAAAAGCCAAGATTTAGCTATATCCGCAATAAAGAATGTGGACGCTAAGTTAGTACTAGCTGGAGATGGTAGTTTTACTAGTAGGACCCTAGGGCATGATAAGGGAAGCATGTGGGTAAGTAAATTAAAGGAATTAGCGAAAAGCTTAGGAGTAGAAAACAAGGTTATATTTACCGGATATGTGCCAGATGAAGAATTATTTACACTTTATCAAAGGTCTAACGTGGTTCTTTTACCTTCTAGAATAGAGGGATTTGGCCTAGCAGTATGTGAAGGATGGGTTTATGGAAAACCTGCAGTCGTAAGTAGTGGTGCTGGAGTTAGTGAACTTATTATAGAAGGAGGTAACGGTTTCGTATTTAAATCAGGAAATGTTGAGGAATTAGCTGAGAAACTTAAGTTAGCATTAAAGGATGAGAAGGTTGGATCACTAGGACAAGAAACTGTTAAGAAGTGCTCGGTAGGTAATGCTTTAAATGAATTGAGAGAAGCATTTGAACTAGCGTCAGAAGAATATAAGAAGTAG
- the treH2 gene encoding alpha,alpha-trehalase TreH2 — translation MIRYYEFLSNGITSALVKDGSVEWLPLPRFDSSSIFTKVLDEERGGYFSIKPVDEKYEIIDEDYIENTLILRTIFKTEKGKAKILDFLPLSLSGIIRIYESEIDLKVDIKPFFEYGLIAPAIIKAKRGLIFRNPKSKEGIEILIGGEYVSLDDTEFVLKKGKGYIYLLYSKDLRYGLFSNKGFVYSEPYEALDKAIKYWRRKLESARKVNIYKDAYYRSLLVLLGLIYEPSGGIIAAPTTSLPEVIGESRNWDYRYVWIRDASYSAEALIKAGLLVKARDIISFLTAMVDPSSKSFDHPLYTIDGTAPPAEEILDWLKGHKKSSPVRVGNAAYMQIQMDVEGAYMNALYEYYNASKDSRYVNEIWWAVEAIAEWTKKSWRWKSTDLWEQRGVEEHFTHTKVMNWVALDRASKLARELGYVNEADEWISVAEEIRKDILSNGYSEKLGYFTRYYGSDSVDSALLTLPLYGFIDAKDPRFLKTLEKIEKDLMISSGLLLRYKDDFMGSVKHPFTLVSTWLIRVYIKLGEIDKAKKVIEKLISCSTSSLLLAEHLDQNTCEPRGNFPQAFPHAGLVMAIVELEERLA, via the coding sequence GTGATAAGATATTACGAATTTCTTTCCAATGGCATTACGTCAGCTTTAGTAAAAGACGGTAGTGTTGAATGGTTACCATTACCTAGATTTGATTCTTCATCAATTTTCACAAAAGTTTTAGATGAAGAGCGAGGAGGATATTTCAGTATAAAGCCGGTAGATGAAAAATACGAGATAATCGATGAGGATTACATTGAAAATACGTTGATCTTAAGAACTATATTCAAAACTGAGAAAGGTAAGGCCAAAATACTAGACTTCTTGCCCTTATCGTTATCGGGTATTATACGAATATATGAGAGTGAAATAGATTTAAAAGTAGATATAAAGCCGTTTTTTGAATATGGCCTTATAGCACCAGCTATAATCAAAGCTAAAAGGGGACTGATATTTAGAAATCCTAAATCTAAAGAAGGTATAGAAATATTAATAGGAGGTGAATATGTATCTCTCGATGATACTGAGTTCGTTTTGAAGAAAGGTAAAGGTTATATATACTTACTTTACTCTAAGGACTTACGATATGGCCTTTTCAGTAATAAGGGCTTTGTATATTCAGAGCCATATGAAGCCCTAGATAAGGCTATAAAATATTGGAGAAGAAAACTGGAGAGTGCCAGAAAGGTTAACATATATAAGGATGCGTATTATAGGTCGTTATTGGTACTTCTTGGCTTAATTTATGAGCCATCCGGAGGAATCATAGCAGCTCCAACTACTTCTCTTCCAGAAGTAATTGGTGAATCAAGAAATTGGGACTATAGATATGTATGGATTAGAGATGCTTCATATTCCGCTGAGGCACTAATAAAGGCAGGATTATTAGTAAAGGCCAGGGATATAATAAGCTTTCTAACTGCAATGGTAGATCCCTCATCTAAGAGTTTTGATCATCCACTTTATACAATAGATGGAACTGCGCCACCAGCAGAGGAAATTCTAGATTGGCTTAAAGGTCACAAGAAATCGTCACCAGTTAGAGTTGGAAATGCTGCTTATATGCAAATACAAATGGACGTTGAAGGTGCGTATATGAATGCATTATATGAATATTATAATGCCAGCAAGGATTCGAGATACGTTAACGAAATATGGTGGGCTGTAGAAGCAATAGCCGAATGGACTAAGAAGAGTTGGAGATGGAAAAGTACGGATTTGTGGGAACAAAGAGGAGTAGAGGAACATTTCACACATACTAAGGTTATGAATTGGGTAGCACTTGATAGAGCCAGTAAACTCGCAAGGGAATTAGGATATGTAAACGAGGCTGATGAGTGGATTAGTGTAGCTGAAGAAATCAGAAAGGATATCCTAAGTAATGGATATTCGGAAAAATTAGGTTACTTTACGAGGTATTATGGAAGCGATTCAGTAGATTCTGCATTACTTACTTTACCATTATACGGCTTTATAGATGCTAAAGATCCTAGATTTTTAAAGACGCTTGAGAAAATTGAGAAAGATTTGATGATTTCAAGTGGTTTGTTGTTAAGATACAAGGATGACTTTATGGGAAGTGTTAAGCATCCTTTTACCTTAGTATCAACATGGTTAATTAGGGTTTATATCAAGTTAGGAGAAATAGATAAAGCGAAAAAAGTAATTGAGAAACTAATAAGTTGTTCTACATCATCATTATTACTAGCTGAACACTTAGATCAGAATACTTGTGAACCTAGGGGAAACTTTCCTCAAGCATTTCCCCATGCAGGTTTAGTAATGGCCATAGTAGAACTAGAAGAGAGGTTAGCTTGA
- a CDS encoding ATP-binding protein, producing MVCEIPRVTVTTWSSKSVILVGPTYKKYLEKALDAVRNNEVASVVGQPGMGKTTLLKKIEEITKSNNLTIYLDLANKQSIDEEFWTKINQFELREKVLPELQKTKSKFGYSFWKKITGVKFEDWLLKVCNKYDNPFLRIYCINYERNFDGMINALRDMKSLGRPVLLVDEIREYHLSLIHRLINAGLEIPIVIAMPTEVYSKISDLAIRRRIEESRIPLDDALTTEDIKEIVEAYCKDLAEDILPIIITLWSSKEITNVSSILQFIRNEMDKVEKICEKKDLNCIRNELKKYTSLRNPEDDAKEFEKKVRELLNNISKEFGISYVHPRGKRIEIDGKSLVVGLFFIVDTQVFLGDVVFSNDGRLHNDEELKLLSKVEEVEHEKKIYKVRGRFLITNVDVSINGIYTLNIPTLEVVKILNGDVFLLEERMKILFDQYQTFTKNETESLAL from the coding sequence ATGGTTTGTGAAATACCAAGGGTAACTGTAACAACATGGTCTTCTAAAAGTGTTATATTGGTAGGTCCAACTTATAAGAAATACTTAGAAAAGGCTCTAGATGCGGTGAGAAATAACGAAGTAGCGTCAGTTGTTGGACAGCCGGGTATGGGAAAGACTACATTGCTTAAGAAAATAGAGGAAATAACTAAAAGTAATAATCTAACAATTTACCTAGACTTAGCTAATAAGCAAAGTATAGATGAGGAATTCTGGACTAAAATTAATCAATTTGAATTAAGGGAAAAAGTCTTACCAGAATTACAAAAGACAAAGAGTAAATTTGGCTATTCGTTTTGGAAAAAAATAACTGGAGTTAAATTTGAGGATTGGCTACTGAAGGTATGTAATAAATACGATAATCCCTTCTTAAGGATTTATTGTATTAACTACGAAAGAAATTTTGATGGAATGATAAACGCATTAAGAGATATGAAGAGTTTGGGTAGGCCAGTATTACTAGTTGATGAAATAAGAGAGTATCACTTAAGCTTGATACATAGATTAATCAATGCAGGGCTTGAAATACCAATAGTTATAGCGATGCCAACTGAAGTTTATAGTAAGATTTCTGACCTAGCAATAAGAAGGAGAATTGAGGAGAGTAGAATTCCCCTTGACGATGCATTAACTACTGAGGACATAAAGGAAATTGTCGAGGCTTATTGTAAGGATCTGGCAGAGGATATTTTACCCATAATTATTACATTATGGAGTAGTAAGGAGATAACGAATGTAAGTTCAATATTACAATTCATACGAAATGAAATGGATAAGGTCGAGAAAATTTGTGAGAAAAAGGACTTGAATTGTATTAGAAATGAATTGAAAAAGTACACAAGTTTAAGGAATCCAGAAGATGACGCTAAGGAATTTGAAAAGAAAGTTAGAGAGTTATTAAATAATATAAGTAAAGAGTTTGGCATTAGTTACGTTCATCCAAGAGGAAAGAGAATTGAAATTGATGGAAAGAGTTTAGTAGTAGGCTTGTTCTTCATTGTAGATACTCAAGTATTCTTAGGAGATGTAGTATTCTCAAACGACGGAAGATTACATAATGATGAAGAATTGAAATTGTTAAGTAAAGTTGAGGAAGTTGAACATGAAAAGAAAATATACAAGGTTAGGGGAAGATTCTTAATAACCAATGTCGATGTTAGTATTAATGGTATATATACACTAAATATTCCTACATTAGAAGTTGTAAAAATATTAAATGGTGACGTATTTCTACTAGAAGAGAGAATGAAGATCCTCTTCGATCAATATCAAACGTTTACAAAGAATGAGACAGAAAGCCTTGCCCTATAG
- a CDS encoding aldose 1-epimerase, with protein MKIKKGDTEAEILTKGAYLNAFRIGNKDMILKGDLERPTRGGMAILIPFANRVKNAEYVFEGVKYTLPQNKEGNAIHGLVMDKEFSVVTKSDDSVTLEYVLEHEGYPSKLECLVTYKVFKYGLRAKIIVKNVGNKRAPLTVGAHPYFITADDWRIVVEKEESVKKCISFNKIPTGELIKTKLEHTDYDDCFLISGGIQLHSSYSKVKITRRNMPFVQIYTGVRGSVAIEPMSGAPDAYHNGLGLKILEPNESSYFVFAFRFY; from the coding sequence ATGAAAATAAAAAAAGGAGATACGGAAGCTGAAATTTTAACAAAAGGTGCATATCTTAATGCATTCAGAATAGGAAACAAAGATATGATATTAAAGGGTGATCTGGAGAGACCAACAAGGGGTGGCATGGCAATTCTAATACCATTTGCAAATAGGGTGAAAAATGCAGAGTATGTATTTGAGGGAGTAAAATACACTTTGCCTCAAAACAAAGAGGGAAATGCGATTCATGGATTAGTCATGGATAAGGAATTTAGTGTGGTAACCAAGAGCGATGATAGTGTTACCCTGGAGTATGTTTTAGAACATGAAGGATATCCTTCTAAACTGGAGTGTCTAGTAACTTATAAGGTTTTCAAATATGGTCTTAGGGCAAAAATAATTGTAAAAAATGTTGGAAATAAAAGGGCTCCATTAACAGTTGGTGCACATCCCTACTTTATTACAGCTGACGATTGGAGGATAGTGGTGGAAAAAGAAGAAAGTGTTAAGAAGTGTATAAGTTTCAATAAGATTCCTACTGGCGAATTGATAAAAACTAAACTTGAGCATACTGATTACGATGATTGTTTCTTGATAAGTGGAGGTATTCAGTTGCATTCCTCATATTCGAAAGTGAAAATTACAAGAAGGAATATGCCATTTGTTCAGATATATACTGGCGTAAGAGGCTCAGTCGCCATAGAGCCCATGAGTGGTGCTCCAGACGCATACCACAATGGCTTAGGGCTCAAAATATTGGAGCCGAATGAAAGCTCATATTTTGTGTTTGCATTTCGATTCTATTAG
- a CDS encoding MFS transporter, with the protein MIKYKDTRWMYLVIPYNASTGPLSTLITLQILSLGGNAIDVAYAISLSNAVLIPASIIWGFMADRMDRKKQILISFAGVSIPLIMMPFMRNVTLITLNYTLITFMSTASTTPFNLLVMESAEKKHWGSLFSRFSLFSSIGVLLGLIVSTFLVILLRIDQIEEILGFSVLVTLIASIKILPNPIITFERAAIIHHKESFLTRMRHLPMMFLHLPNIHHFKMFSMARLFRKPINYIPLLYLGIVLFYISSGIFNTVYPAGLYVKGLNKSEVLAVISVGMVFQILGFRISSTLLENKDEKVLAHISLILRGMSYIILGIFAQLFLGIPILISGLIFYPLAAGIAYAIFYSSSTTLIFKIVGERRQGTGLGVYSTVVGISLFVGSLLSGYITHYISYGIDFIIAGIMLLTASWIFRYLEEG; encoded by the coding sequence ATGATTAAGTATAAGGATACGAGATGGATGTATCTGGTAATACCCTATAACGCTTCGACGGGACCATTGTCAACGTTGATAACATTACAGATACTTTCGCTTGGTGGAAATGCAATCGACGTAGCATATGCGATATCTCTAAGCAACGCTGTTCTAATTCCAGCTTCAATAATATGGGGATTTATGGCGGACAGAATGGATAGAAAGAAACAAATATTGATAAGCTTCGCTGGAGTTTCAATACCACTTATTATGATGCCTTTCATGCGTAATGTCACATTGATTACCTTAAATTACACATTAATTACATTTATGAGCACTGCGTCAACAACACCGTTCAATTTACTCGTAATGGAGTCAGCAGAGAAAAAACACTGGGGATCCTTGTTTTCAAGATTTTCTTTGTTCTCCTCTATAGGTGTTTTACTAGGATTGATCGTTTCGACTTTTCTTGTAATTCTCTTAAGAATTGACCAAATTGAGGAAATATTGGGATTTTCAGTACTGGTTACGCTAATTGCTAGTATAAAAATACTTCCAAACCCTATAATTACGTTTGAAAGGGCAGCTATTATACACCATAAGGAATCATTTTTAACTAGAATGAGACATTTGCCAATGATGTTCCTTCATTTACCTAATATTCATCATTTTAAAATGTTCTCGATGGCTAGATTATTTAGAAAACCTATTAACTATATCCCGTTACTTTACTTAGGAATAGTATTATTTTACATAAGTAGTGGAATATTCAATACAGTTTATCCTGCAGGATTGTACGTTAAGGGGTTAAATAAATCTGAGGTATTGGCTGTAATAAGCGTTGGTATGGTATTTCAAATTTTAGGATTTAGAATATCATCAACGCTTCTTGAGAATAAGGATGAGAAAGTATTAGCTCACATTTCACTTATATTAAGAGGAATGTCTTATATAATACTTGGCATATTTGCCCAATTATTTTTAGGTATACCAATATTAATATCTGGATTAATATTCTATCCATTAGCAGCTGGAATTGCCTATGCCATATTTTACTCCTCTTCTACTACTTTGATATTCAAAATTGTTGGGGAAAGAAGACAAGGAACTGGACTCGGAGTTTACAGTACAGTAGTAGGGATATCACTATTTGTGGGATCGCTTTTGTCTGGTTATATAACACACTATATTAGCTATGGGATAGATTTTATAATAGCGGGAATAATGCTTTTGACTGCGTCATGGATATTCAGATATCTAGAGGAAGGATAA